One window of the Triticum dicoccoides isolate Atlit2015 ecotype Zavitan chromosome 3B, WEW_v2.0, whole genome shotgun sequence genome contains the following:
- the LOC119280162 gene encoding uncharacterized protein LOC119280162, giving the protein MACDEETVPGRNSCKPRAPGKSKRGLARLRGGTRARACPPHVSPTTHGHLSSHGLRPFAPVRAFIDHRGSQQAWRPSRCHAERINGGHLFSPHRSPLPTPRPRDGPLSPPPPDPVPPPNQTISAQGERKGENLPPRPPTDMAAAAAAGSSAASLPAPIPLNDKAAAAVGGGVGGDRAAGGCGVCAICLDRIPLQETALVKGCDHAYCVTCILRWASYKQTPVCPQCKHPFEFLSVHRSLDSCLHDYMFDESVCLLLRATWFKPLAVEAHEEAQEEEDIYRSYQYDDGDEDDLYEEYISRSPSIRIGNRRWGDNGYVRGGRREARPVVIPPVVDAVPSRTPKKKEGSASGSGSGSVSKDVAGRRARRAQKREAADKAAAEKHLKLLQRLGRGKTPEAPPEAPPESLEVGPPAPLEVGPPVIG; this is encoded by the exons ATGGCATGCGACGAAGAAACCGTGCCGGGCCGAAACTCGTGTAAGCCGAGAGCCCCAGGAAAATCCAAGCGGGGACTTGCTCGTCTGCGTGGCGGAACGAGAGCCCGTGCATGCCCACCTCATGTCAGCCCAACGACACATGGCCACCTCTCTTCTCATGGGCTCCGCCCATTCGCTCCCGTCCGCGCGTTCATTGACCACCGCGGAAGCCAGCAAGCGTGGCGCCCAAGCCGCTGTCACGCCGAGCGAATAAACGGAGGGCATCTATTCTCCCCCCACCGATCCCCCCTCCCAACCCCGCGTCCCCGCGACGGCCCCCTTTCCCCTCCCCCACCCGACCCCGTCCCCCCACCAAATCAAACGATCTCCGCACAGGGGGAAAGGAAAGGAGAAAACCTACCGCCCCGACCGCCGACcgacatggccgccgccgccgccgccggttcctCCGCCGCGTCCCTCCCGGCTCCAATCCCCCTCAACGACAAG GCGGCGGCGGCcgtgggcggcggggtcggcggcgaccgggcggcggggggctgcgggGTGTGCGCCATCTGCCTCGACAGGATCCCGCTCCAGGAGACGGCGCTCGTCAAGGGCTGCGACCACGCCTACTG CGTCACTTGCATTCTGAGGTGGGCATCCTACAAGCAGACACCAGTTTGCCCCCAATGCAAGCACCCGTTTGAGTTCCTCAGTGTGCATCGCTCTCTTGATAGCTG CCTTCATGACTACATGTTCGATgagagcgtctgtcttcttctgagAGCCACTTGGTTTAAGCCTCTGGCTGTAGAGGCTCACGAGGAGgctcaggaggaagaagacattTACCGCAGTTACCAATATGACGATGGCGATGAGGATGACCTTTATGAGGAATACATAAGCAGGTCACCGAGCATTCGaattggtaacaggaggtggggtgacAATGGGTACGTCAGAGGGGGGCGGAGGGAGGCCAGGCCAGTAGTGATCCCTCCTGTTGTTGATGCTGTTCCATCCAGGACTCCCAAGAAGAAAGAGGGATCAGCATCAGGTTCAGGATCAGGTTCAGTGTCCAAGGATGTCGCAGGACGGCGGGCTAGAAGGGCTCAGAAGCGGGAGGCTGCTGACAAGGCGGCTGCAGAGAAGCACCTCAAGCTCCTGCAGAGGCTGGGCCGCGGGAAAACTCCCGAAGCGCCACCTGAAGCACCACCGGAATCACTGGAGGTTGGTCCTCCAGCGCCACTCGAGGTTGGTCCTCCTGTGATCGGGTGA